The Gossypium raimondii isolate GPD5lz chromosome 2, ASM2569854v1, whole genome shotgun sequence genome segment CGacgctggcctatacatcggcggtccactcTGCATAATAGAAAATAGAGATGAACCGGGCCATtgactccaacctgccataggactcgaaaaaggaaacatataagggttaggatacattaaggggctaggatacgcacctggcatcatctaaAAAGGTTGTGCCATAGGTATTGTCGGTTGAATTGTTGGGTCTGGTGACTATGTCGGTGTCGGGCGCTGATGACGGCCCGGGTGAATttctgggcctcgttgatgggCCTGTGTCGTCGTCCCttcgtcttggatttaaaggcccACGTTGTTCCCTTTGGACACGCAATTGTTGCTACCTTTCCTCTGCCGActgtaaatacggcttgccatggatcctaaaccatggcatgtattctgacacgcacgctaactccggaatGATGATCGGTTCTATAGTAGGTATATactcataccgatcttcccacatttcgaTGTAGTGGgaccagaatctcggccaatccgtatgCAGTTGccgtaggtcgattttgtggtgatcatcaaacacctcaggtgccacgagaatcggttgtctacatccaaattaCCGTAACATtctgtctgactggtgcatctccacggtcgcATAGTTGTTCAACGCGACTTTCGCGtgccaagcgtttggattttgtaagaactcatccggaattactgcccgaattgccgaatcctcgtatggtgtccattgaaactatatgaacatgatagaaatattagctatatacataatactaaatactaaatatcaatcgactagctcattatgaaaatataaattttatttaatacttacatgtgcttctgactgttggtctaatagaagccgtatatcttcaagagaggtaggtaatcgagcataacttgccagatggttccacctaattaaaaaaaatgtagcatactattatttttaaaaatctacataataattgtaaaaaatctaatataaaatttacctcgttatgagtgggaacgtatatgggtggtccactcgaggacgtagaaatggaaagtgaAACCGTGCCCaagactgcagtagtgacaggcaacctctgATTTTCGCTTtactcggtcgcgtcgccccgcacatctcccgatataatgtttcCAAGACGacagacccccaactcaattcaccagctgctctaaaatcaacgagtttcagcagccatcttagatgtacgaggttccgtgacaagtctggcatcagataacctccaattatctgaGGAATGTATGCTTGAGCATATCGAATTCTTTCTACTTCAGTTGAATCATTATCTAGctccgggaatgtgtctcgtagctagcccatctcgatccgacctccgttaattttctccggaatagcgcccaaaagctcatAGCACACCGCTCCCCAATCGCCAGATTGAACAGACCCGATGGTtgggtacccgtccaccggcaatcccaattgcagatttacatcttccaaagtgatagtgcactctccacatggaagatggaatgtgtgcatcTCGGGTCTctacctctcgatcaacgcactgataagtttcgggtccaacttgcatccccggcctaccgtcgccacgtgccaaaaactcGCTTTCCGCAagtaattctctaccaacggtgatagaggaccatgcatattccggatatagCATTCAAATATctgatctacagacttttataacaaataataaattaacaattatataaaaatgaataaataaaaaaatcttaaataatatttaaaaaatatattttacacttaccattttcatttgttcaacGGATATGTGCTGGTTATTAAGACGAATCAATTCTCTGGCCATTGCTAAATTcatacaaatttttacgatttaaaagaattaaaaaaattttaaatttttttaaaataattaaaaatagggatttaagagaaatttaagagggaATTGagagcaaaataaaattaaatatggatttgagagaaatttgaaaggaaattgagagcaatttgagagaaaattgagaaaataattgagagaggattagtttgtgaaaaaaatgaaagggtgggggattttataggtttttttttaccgttggagGGGGCAACGGTAAAAAAATGACCGCTACTCGTTTCACGCAGCGGGAAAAGCGCGTCCCAGGCGCTATGTGGCAACAAAACGCATCCCCGGGAGCGCGCTTTGCCTACGTGGCAGCAAAGCGCGTCCTCGTCAGCGCGCTTTGTGTCTACGCAAGCAAAGCGCGCCCCCAGGGACGCGTTTTGCTGACACGTCTCCTGACATCACTCTAACGGGGACGCGTTTTCAGGGAAaagggcccattccggtaaataataaaataccgggcccatttcagtaaatttaaaaaaaaaggcctttaatggtattttgcccatgttttcccttttttgttGAATATCTATTTCAagtattcatttaattttattttatttgtttgcatGTCTGTGATATGTTCCTTTCACTACAGTATTTCTGAACAAGTTACTGATAACAAGCTTAAAGGTTTTCTAATTGATGATATCGGTATTGATGATTGTGACGATATTGATGCTAGTGACGCTATTGATCGTGTCCTTGATACGGAGTTGGAGCTTCTAACTATGATGAATGCGTTAACTATGGATGTGATGTCGAAAATAGACCGATTTTATATCACCCTTCAATTCGAACTATTTGTTACCTTGAATCAAGGATTACTGGGTTATTAATGAATGTTCTCCAActttcttcaaatttatttgcaaaatctcaaaaattctCAAAACATGCTCTCCTTTAACATGAAAGAGAAACCGTCGATGAAAATAAAATCGATAAAAACCCAGGTTGATTCAACATATCCAATTCAAACACAAAGAATAAAAGCTATGTAAGGCAAAGAAATGGAGCAAAGGATGAAAGGCAAAGCAAGCAAAGGGAAATGGAACAAATTTAATGGAGATGGCTTATTTGAATCCTATTgagaaaatttgagaaagattttttttaatttatcatttttatatattttaaaacttttaaaaataaataaattatggtatttaaaaatattttattgattttaaatatatttttaaactatgaAATCATCATGTTGTCATTATTGTCATGTGTCACAATCTTATTTTGTCACCTATCCTACACTTAACGATGTTACAGAAAATTACCTAATTAGTTGACGGAGaaaaagttcaagtaccaatctgagacaaaaaaaaccttaaatacCAATCTAGGAGAAATGaaaaagttcaagtaccaatttatatttaacactttaatttattcaattagttGGGTTGGGCTTTGGGTGAGAGAAGAGTAGGGATTTGCGGAAacggaaagaaagaaaaacataatGTCAAACTGTGCGTTTGGTCCTTTTATTATAcacaaatttgagatttagtccttataacttaatttgatataatttgttaATGTCCTTTTATAATAGAATTATTTAGTCAAAATAATTAACGCAGTTAACAATTTCAGTTGAATTTTTGAAGtggatttttccttaaaattatttttccaacaaaaaaaaattctatgttagtatgattaattaaaaggtGATTAAGCCATGATGTAATTAGAAGGGTGTTTTAAGAAATGATACACAACATTATTTTAACCAGAATAGTTCAAATTGTTAGCTATATGGAgtaataaaaacattattataaaaaaagaccaaattatgtcaaaattaaattatagagaCTTAATCCTAAATTTGAGCATAATAGAAGGACCACCATTGTAATTtgacaaagaaaagagaaaaagaatagaaaaataaagaaagagaagtagttttgtgttattatttttatctttaagtttatgtatttactttttatatatagttatagactaatatgatttttaatatattaataatctttatATTCAAATGATaatcattttacatttttacattGTGTTAAATTGTTTTCCTATATtacatttaagaaaaatttagaaatttttacaaatcaataatttttatataaattttgtaagtttATGATCATACATGTTTGTATCCAAAATTCATTTTgatgtatttaaaaattcataacttCATTTTATTCATCCACTTAATTAGATAACCCATTAAAGGGTAAAGTATTTGCAAtgttaaattatgtatttaaaatattggtcTCAACATTTActcacaaattattaattgattttaaattatttttataaaataaatttcatgattgtataaaaatttcatgattAAAATGCTATAATATGTtagttatataaatttaatttaaaataactttatttataaaatcaaattgtaaatCCCCACTTATACGGGATTTAAAActagtataaataatattatattttggacttttttaataaataatttatatttaattatatatgttagaaataaattgatagaatttataaacgtgaaaaattaaaattttcaaattggtaGAATgtatattataacaataaaaaaggCTACATCATCACTTCCGTTAACTATTTAATGGAGagtaacaaaaatagaaattatctAAAACgttattaactaaaatttggTGGCCAAAACAAAACATGCTAATAGttggataattaattttagaatttaccCAAATTTTAACACTCGATCGAATCCAACCGGACCCGACTATTAACATTAACATGCATATGTATGTATTTGTATAGAGGTTGGGTTTTCTGGTTTGGTAATCACGGGAATCCAGCCACCTCCTCCCTGTCTCTCTCTTCAGCAATCACATGTTTCTTCTCCCTTCTCTCtgtctctttctctctctcgtttcttcattcatattcatatgtatatatcaGACAAGTGATGCTATTTGTCTATCTGGACCCTTCCATCGAACCGTTTTCCTCACCAATTTGTAACTGTTACTTTAACATCTTCGCTCTTTGGTCGGTTGTACTATGCCCACTTCCCCATCTCAACTACATTCGATAATGATTGGAcattatatagatttattatgatttatgtTGGGATAAATTCttgttataaattgattttattttataatgaataacttttattattgttgttttttcatattttaaaattattgaatataaaggatgaatctaataaaataaatgaaataataattaaaaaaggtaaatttatttatttttatttaaaattcatttaataaataaaagaacatttttgttggaattttgaattttgtgaaCAATGatcgatttatttttaaacaaaataaatgacTGACTGAATTcttaaaatagtaatttctaTAATGGGTTAAATTATGAAACCTTGTCAAAAATCAGAAGAGATAGTTCTGAACAAATTAAATCGAAAGAGATAAGGTGTTTACTGTAGCTGACTAGCTACTTCTAATACTTTGAGTTCATTGTATTTCTGAATATCTATTTTGGGTTAACAGATTGACCCATTGTATGTTCACTTAAGGGAAATAGACAAGACACAAAGGAACTGAGAGTGGATTTTATGTAACTTCCTCTCACAAAACCAAatatgtttcattttcattacaGCACTTTAGATTAATACTGCTCCCAACCTACTTTTAGCCCTCTTGTTTCAATGCCATCACTTTGTCTTAATTGGTACCATGAAATAGACTAGGCAATAATACTGCCAACACAAATAATTACAGGACTAATAAGTGTTGTTTTATAGTGGCAAAATACACTGCAttactaaagaaaaaaatttataatcatgaatcttgaaaaattaacctttcaagttttaaaaaaaaaaaaacagttctgaaataattttgttcatatttAGGGGTGCGACTTAAATACCgaaattttctagaaaaaaaaaatcaatcagtcTCTATCCAAATTTGCATCTCTTTATATTATGCCAAATGTTTCAGATCATCTATAGTTTCTTTTCCTCAACTTTATATCTCTACTCTTTCCTCATTTTCCATCAGATCTAACCTCAAGAGATTACCCCGTAgcatatttgtatataaagCTTTCTTTGATCATCAAATCAAACCcatattttttctctttctctatCTATCTAACCCATGCATGAAACCAATCAATTGAGTATCACTATTGCCTCTGCAAAAggaaattgatatttattagctttttttcctttcactttttttttcaagttcaTTTTCATGATGTCTCTTGATAATCCTCCTGCAAAACCAGGTGGTGGTGGTTCTAAAGAAGAAACTCAAAAAGGTGGCAGCCGGAAAACAAGTTCAACAAGGACACAAGATCAAGCCCTAAAGTGTCCAAGATGTGATTCACCCAACACCAAGTTCTGTTACTACAACAATTACAGCCTCACTCAGCCTAGGCATTTCTGCAAGACTTGCCGGAGGTACTGGACTAAAGGTGGGGCTCTTCGTAACGTGCCGATCGGCGGCGGTTGCCGTAAGAACAAGAAGATGAAGTCATCTTCAAGACTGTCATCAGGTGACCCTAAAGGCTCTACTTCAGAAATGGGTGGTGGATTGAAGTTCTTTCATGATATATCACCAGCTATGGATTTTCAGCTCGGTGGGTTGTCGTTTCAATCACCAGCAACTGGTATTTATAACCAGTTTGCTTCATTTGGAGATGGCAACAATAACAGCTCGGTGGGTTCTCCATTGATGGGGTTTAGTAATTATCCACAACCATTTCCTTCGGTTACTACTAACCTTACTGGTGCAATTCCAGACATGGGTTCTTCATTGAATGTTAATAGCAACCTTGCTTCTTCAATTGAGTCTTTAAGTTCCATAAACCAAGATTTACACTGGAAGTTGCAGCAACAAAGGTTGGCTACTATGCTCTTTGATGGCGGAGAGCAAAACCAAGCACAACAACAAAAGCCATTgcctattttgtttcaaaacctaGAGGTTTCAAAACCTGAAAACGTTTCAACAATGGAGAATCCAAGGAAAAGCAATGAAACTGCAAAGGAATGGTTCTTTGGGAATTCATATGCAACTCCAACCACTAGCAGCAATGGCAATGATAATAACAATACAAGCAACTGGAATGGTGTTCAAGTTCAACCATGGAATGATTTGAATCAGTACACTACGTTGCCCTAAAAAGgtagattaaaaaaaagtaaaagctaatatattttccaaaacaaaaacCCATTTAGCTAATTATCTGTTTAGTATGTTTCATTGGATTTTCTTTCACATGTAAAAGTTGAATCAGGTACAACAAAAAGAGagattgttttttctttttttgttcttctttgaACATTAAGTACTCGCTTTATATTTTGTCTCTGTTTGCGTTTGATATATGCTTTCTGTATTTGTTCTTTAGATACTGTTGGTGTTGAAGAAATTGACATGGgttacaaaattttaactcaaatcACTTTGGGATCTGTAATTTTGGACTGTTATTGAATGTTGGGGGATTTAATGGCATATGTTTTATCTGTGGTATGTTGAGTCAGTGTCCAAAACTCTCAGTGTTTCAGTACTGTCTCCTTTGATATCTCTAGCTACTAGATTAAGGAACTGTGTTTCAGGCTGTTCAGGTCTACTGGACATTGTCAGTTTGTCACCTTATAAATGAAACACCACGGCCACTGGGAGTAGGCTGGCCAAGCCCCGGCTTCACCTTCCTTTGCCTTTGCCTTGGCAGTGTTTAAGCCTGCCACTGTTTCCACTTTCCCCTTTTATCGAATGGGTAAACTAGACTTAGGGTCACTAatctattagtaagtttatattttggtcactcaactccaaaaagttacaaaaaggtcactgaactattcaaaagttgtttttaagtcactaaactatttaaaagtttttgtttgagtcatttggatgttaagtatttttttaaagtctgaGAAGCGAGTTCCAAGCGACGATTTGACAATTGATACAGTGGATCAATATCTATCAACAAGTAAAAGAACATAGAATAAAGCTGTTTGGATTTTGACTAATAGATTCATGACCTACAAAATTATTTcgtgaaataaattaaataaaaaaaatcatacaagaataattttaacagtttgataacttaaataaaaacatttatttacaaatttttaaaattaaacgatgaaaacgtaaatttattaatttactcttATCGAATATGGATGTAAGTAGTTGCAGTGTGGTCTAATTCGGTGGTgtttgaggaaaagaaaaaagtggtGGCTTCAaagtgaattgaatgaaaagaTTGTCAACATTTGAAGATTCtttgttttaagctttttatgGTATTTTCAGGGAGATGTTATCCTTAAATAATTGATAAAGttgttttctcttcttcttcttcttcttcttcttttcacttcacgatattaaaattttaaatttatttaaaattattaaatttcttatcatttgatgtaatggaaataaaaatatttaaaatttgaggttaaaatacatgatttttataaaataagatgTCATTCCCAAATGCAATGGCTGGCTTGTTTTTCCTATATAATCACAATCATTCccaatatgattttttttcatatccCAATGAACCAATCAACTACATTTTCATATCTAAAACATTAAGCTTTTTTCCTCTAATGCATCAATCAAGAAAGAAGCAACATCTTTAACCAATTAGCTCcacttttcatttctttaacctaaagttttccaaaccttaaaaaataagtattaatttaatcaagttTTAATATGTGCAACcctatttttatcttaaaaataattgattttaaagccACCATTCTGTCTCATTTTCTATTTGTCTTTGGGGTACATAATAGCTACAAACTATTATCATATGTAATTACATAAAACCATCCTTGAAAAAACTCACCCTTTTGGCCATTTAATCACTTGTCTGCCTTTCTCTTCACTCtttttattaaacattaaattttcgacattctATAGGCTTATGTTAACCTAAACAAAGGCCATGACTAAAAGacacccaaaaattttaatttttttttaaacaaatttgcTTTTGGCCTAAGGTCCCCCACCCCTCCCAATCCCACCTTTTAACATCATGTTCCTCCTTTTCCCTACCAATGTTTTCCTCATATGCACCAAAAGCTTTTAGCAATCATTTTACCCATTTGTTTTATTCTTCTGAATTTtcccctttcttttttctccatGACATGACaataataaggattaaatcacCTTTtggatgataatttttttatattagagtctaaatattttttgtccaagttaaaCCCTAAATTTGATACTTGTTCTACATTggggtttgaaattttttttattctagctCAGGTCTCAATACGGGAACaatttccaaattcaaaactaacttggacaaaaaaatttaagcccCAATTTGAGAACAATTGTCTAGTTCAGACCCCAATGAAGAAACAATTATCAAGTTCAAGATTTAACTTGAgcccaaatataaaaaaaaatattcaaattcaacccaaaataataatttaacccaaaaataacTATTgtattacttatatatatagtgGTTGAGAGACAGATAAAGAAATGGTTggctgaagaagaagaaaaaaactgaTGAAGAACATGAAGGAGCGTGATTAACGTGACAGAGTCTCATTTTTGagagggaaaaaataaaatagaaaagaaaagttttgttagaGAGATTACTTGGTGATGTTGGTGCTTCTAACTGTCATTTTTACTACTTACAAACATGCAAGAAGCTCATGAGTCATTGCAACGCTGGAAAACTATCTGTGTTGATTCCCAACCACCTTTGTTGCTCTCCCCACACTaccttttattgatttttaggtttaattatggttttagtccctttaccgtctaaaatttaagatttaatctttttatttgtttttctcaaGATTGTTGAACCGGTTGAAATGGAAATCTGCTGGTACACTAGTCCAGAACAATGGGAAAAAATTGATTGATCCACGAAGTGGTACAAACTAGGCTTTAtaatctattttaatattttcatgagtttttaatagtttatttatatttgaaccaGCTAAGCCGAGAATCGgaagttttatgtttttaccataaaagaaatttcaaattctATAAGTTATATAGAAGTGAcacatattattaaattaaatacttttgACTCACTTGTTAATCATAAATCCTGTAAGTAATGAACAATGTATAAAAACgacaaaattcaatttaacattttaaattaaacataaatccTTGTTATGAGTCCAATTAACGAAATCATATGATAAGTTTTCAATCTTACATTTTCTAATACTAGAAGACAATTCCTCAGGCCCCATCTTGTCCAAAGATAGTAAGATTGATTAGCAAATCACAATAGTTATGCTATTCTTAGCAAATCTTCTTTTGGAAtttagaattatataaattattatcatCATATCATCATACGGGTTCattaactatatttttaaaactctaactattccacaattagtattaaaaattgTCACATGTCcttcaattataattaatagaggaaatttatatagtatttatgattattttcaatcaataataatattggaATAGATTCTAAGGCAGgttataatttaaaactaaaaaaattgtaaaagctagagtttaaattccaaatttataaaattcaaattaatttaaactcgTGTATAgaaacaaaaagggaaaaatgcTTCGGTCTACCCTTTCCCCTCCCTACCACACCTTCAACCAAGCCACCATCATTCATCATTTCATTCTTAGCATTTTCCTCCATGAACTTCCATGTCCTTTCTCATTTTGtcccaaattaatttaatttctatctACTTTGTTAATTAGATGTTTGTATCAATACAACAATGAgtttcttttcaatattttgttttatatatcattttaaagtttaaacaaTTAAAGTGAGTTTCATTCAAACTCTAAGTAAAAGatgttatatataaaatcacCATTACCGATTCGATAAATTTGCTATGTGGCATTAATCTACTATAGGTTTTGTTAGTAGTTTATAATGttgatagtaataataatattttattatgtaaaaattctaataaattataattatggaTCAAATAGTTGTATTGTAAAGGCATAATTTTTGTACATAAAGTTatcttataaacatattttacgTAAGGTTGTGTTGTAAAACAACACAATTACATTAAATGGTATCTCATTAAAAGATATATCCTACAAAAGGCATCTTATAGAAGTCTTAAGGAAAACGTTCTACACGTCTCAAAGTcgttatattttaataacattattttatttttcttgttctaattttccttttatttatttttctaacaatCCTAAGGCTTTTGTATGATGTATTTCTTATGAAGCAAGAATTATATTGTGGTTACTAAGTGGAATTGTAACGCCCCATACCCGACCCAATCGTTGGGTCTAGGTACCGAATGCTACAAGAACCcgtttaattttactatacaTTCATAATTAATTCAGTTACATGTCAGAACAACTTGAAAACATAGGCCTAATTGCCACTAATCTCATACACTAAAGAAAGACCGTAATGATTTCTTATGTTACTAAGcggaattgtaacaccccatacccaacTCTATCCCTGAGTCAGAGTACTGGATGCTACAAGAacctatttaattttattctgcattcataattaattcaattacatGTAAGAACAACTTGAAAACATATGCCTAATTTCCACTAATCTCATACACTAAAGAAATACCGTAATGATTTCTTATGACCTTAGTTTCTACAGTTTCACTGTTTGAATATGATTGTACAATTCCTATGTTTGCCTTAGCCCTCGAGGCAAGGCCTCTGCGCGTGCCCCTCTACATACACATACAACTTTTACTACACCATATTGAATAAGCGATGGTTGGCTTGGTCCCTCCATTAGAATTTCTTGTCACACTCTATCCTGTgattaaacaacaaaatctATAAGTTCCGATGAACTTAGCAAGAATCAGCCAAAcgacataacataacataacaaACTGGCAAGAGAACATAAAGAAATAAGGTTTAAGCAAAGATTTCAGCTCCCTATCTCCTTTTGGTATATCATCGTTTTCACTAGAGATGTTGTTGTCTCTCATTTCACTTACAATTTCTTGTTGCCCTGACTCAAAGTCATTATGAGACACAAGCACATTCTTTAATGATATTGCTCACTTGATAGGGCAGACCTAGCTTTACCTTACCCTGACCCTACCTTTTTACTCATTCTCTACTATTCTTAGTGAACTGTTCTCTGCGAGGTTGTCAACGGACTTATTCCGCCCTTGGCGAACCTTCACCTACAGATCCCTACTATCCGGCTCCGCTTGATCACTCGTTGCTACCTCGATTTCCCCTATTTTGTTGATGAACTATTTTAAACAACCAACCTTTTTTCCACCTTTTTTTCCCTACGAATTTCCAACGGACCTTCCATCAATCTAAGACCGATGGCGTTAGGCCAATAGAGGTTGGTCCGTGTCTGCTTAACCTCATAAGATACGCTGCCTCTCTGGCGTACTCAATTGACGTGTTGTTCGCCCATTTTGTATCATTATTGGTGAACCTTTCTGCATTTAACGTCTTGGTGGACTTTCTTTAATATCGTAACGACGTGCCACCATGGTCTGACTTGACATAATCCCCATGTTTAACATCCTGGTGGACTATTTGCACAAGTTTACTGTCAGACTCCTCTAGTTGCCTTAGCCAAGCTAAGGTCTTACACCCTTCTCCCATATTGATAGGTGTTATTACGAACTCTTCCCAATATATTTTTTGAGAATTATGTGGGCTCACTTGATTTAGGAGGTTGCTTAGACAAGGTATATTGCTTTAATGGAGAGGGTATGCAACTGAGCTTCGCCATGTATAAAGCTACACTTTGTCGAATTTATATAACCATCAAACAATCTGGTAAAGGGGTTTAAGGTAAGGAtggaacaaatattttataacagtTTATCATTTTActcataaatttaatatattaaatcaagaaatcattatattattaaccttaaaatctctcttaaaattaacaataaaagcattcaaaatgaaaaagaaaatcatataaaatatatattaagtccacacaaagaaatttaaaatctcTCAATTTAACTATTcattattttaagattattttttaaaaattgtagtttaagctttttttaaaaaggtgtagtaaataagtttttaatttaaaaaattataaaattatcaaaagagATTAATacctttataatattttttttattgaccCGAGTTTTGAAAGTGGTTGTCTATGTGCCAATGAAATTGGCCACTTTCACTATCATTGTTCTAGACACATAACTTGTCTTATTTGTTGGCatgtttgattaaaatattttgatgatttgcTTGCATATTTTTTAGGATCTTG includes the following:
- the LOC105787744 gene encoding dof zinc finger protein DOF5.7, which codes for MMSLDNPPAKPGGGGSKEETQKGGSRKTSSTRTQDQALKCPRCDSPNTKFCYYNNYSLTQPRHFCKTCRRYWTKGGALRNVPIGGGCRKNKKMKSSSRLSSGDPKGSTSEMGGGLKFFHDISPAMDFQLGGLSFQSPATGIYNQFASFGDGNNNSSVGSPLMGFSNYPQPFPSVTTNLTGAIPDMGSSLNVNSNLASSIESLSSINQDLHWKLQQQRLATMLFDGGEQNQAQQQKPLPILFQNLEVSKPENVSTMENPRKSNETAKEWFFGNSYATPTTSSNGNDNNNTSNWNGVQVQPWNDLNQYTTLP